AACGGAGTGCGGCACCTGTCAACTCGTCGACGTCTGTCCTGCGGTCCCGTCCCGCCCCGGCTTCCTGGGCGTCGACTCCACGCCCAAACAGCGCCGTTCCTGGTCCATGACAACGGCGCGGGTTTATCGGACCTGCCCGGCGCGCGCGTACCTTCTGGATCTGTTTCTGCCCAGAGCCGATGCGGCCGAGAACACACCGGCGACGGTACGAGGTCAGGCAGTACACACGGCGATCGAGGAACTGCACAGCCGGGAACCGGTCCGAAGCTGCACAGCGAGCGACGCGCCGGCCACACCGGAGCGCTGGAGGGCCGGCGGCTGGGAAGTGAGCGGTTTCCAGGCGAGGCTCGGGACACAGATGATCGGCGACCACTCCCTCGTCTGTCCGCTGCACGGGCTGCCCGACGACGCGCAGGTGTACCCGGAACGATCGCTCGTCGTCCATGACCCGGAGGCCGACGTGGTCGTCGTCGCCAAGACCGATCTCCTCTATCGGCGGATGGACACATGGTTCCTCCGGGAGACCAAGACCACGCGTTCCCTGGACGAGAGCGACCCGCTCGTCACCTACCCTCAGCTCGCTCTCGCGCTGTTGCTTGCCCATGCGGGCGCGGTGCCTGGCACGACGGAGGACGGGAGCTCCCGGTGCCGTGTGGAATTGGAGCGTTTGACCGGCAGTGGGCCAGTGCTGACCGGTATTGACAGCGACGACGATGAGCTGCTGGCGCAGGCACGCCAGATCGTTACCGACCACGCCAGCCCGTGGCACGTTGATGAGGAGTACCCGGCCAACCCGGGCAAGCACTGTGGAACCTGCCCCGTCATCCGGTGGTGCCCGGACCGGGCACAGGGGAGCGCCGCGTGAACGAATGGATCACGAAGCCGCGGGATGACGCGGGCGAGCGATGGCGTCGTGTGGTCGCCGCGGCGTTGCGGGCTGCCTACGCCTGGTCGGTACGGCGGCGGTATCCCACGGCCCTGCGTGAGGTCGCCATGATGACCGGTGTCGTCATGGAGGCGCACGGGCCTTGTCGCGGCCCGGCGTCGCCGAGTGCCCTCGTCGACCGTCTCCGTGCCCCTCTCGGTGAGCTGCTGGCATTCGCAGAATTGGGCGAGACGGAGGACTCGGTGGTCGCCGACGCGGTTCTGCTCGACTCCCGCGACCAGCTGACTCCGGATGTACATGACCTGGTGTGCGAATACGCCCTGCCCCTGGCCGGTACCTTCGAAGCGGAGGTTTGGCTCCCGACCTGGACACGCATGAACGCAGACCATATCCGTCATCAGGCCTTCGCCTCACTGATTGAGACGCGGAGCCAGGGGGATTACGTCGTGTCCAGGAAGTTCCTGATCGACCACCCGGCCGGAAGCCGCGAGGAACTCGCCGAACTCGTCAGCACGACCGGGGCCCGCGTGGTGTCCCGGGGATACACCGAGATCCCCGCTGAGCGGCGATACCACGCGGGCCCCGACACGGCATGGTGGTGGCCGTGTCCGGTCTGCGCCTGGCCCATGGAGGTTACGGGCGCGACCGTGCGCTGCCGCTATCGTCCGCACGCGTCTGTCTTCCGGATCGTCCCGGGCAGGGCGCACCGCTCCCGTCCCGGCCTGATCGCCCTCGACGAGGGACCACGGGTGGCCAGGCCCGAGGCCCGGCCGGTGAACGACGCTGTCTGTCTGGACGCGGGCGTATGGCGGTTCGTCGTGGTTCCCGGAGCCAGCGAGTTGAGACTGAGCCGCGCGTTGGAGAAACAGGGGGCTCAGGTCCGTATGTGGCCCGAACTCGACAGTTACGACCTGCATGTTTCGGCGGGCCCGCACGAGTTCCGGATCGACGTGAAGGAGTACCGCTCCGTGCACCGGTTGATCGCCGACCTCCGTACGAAGCCGCCGCAGGCACGTGTCCTGCTGCCGCAGACCCATGAGCACCAGTGGGACGCTGTCAGGGCGGCCTTGCCCTTCCTCGCTGTCACGACGGAGACACGCTTCCGTGCCGAGGTCCGGCGAGCACTGAGGAAAGGCCGGACAGCGTGAGCGATGCGCCTGGGACACGATCCTTCCCGAAGCTGATGGGGGCTGCGATTGGACTGGCCGCGAGCTTCTTTCCCGTCGATGTCGGTACGGGCCACACACGTACGACCACACGCGCCGACGCCCTGTTCGTCCTCGACGGCCACATCGCGGACTGGTCCGGCTGGTCTGCTCTGTCCGCCGCCGACGCGAGGCGGTTCACGAAACTGCTCCGCCGCCGCCCGAACCAACTGGCTAACGCCGAGGCGGCGGGCAGAGTCCTGGACCGCCTGCTGGCAGGTGGGGAGATCCCCGGCTGCCGAGCAGCCGACGACTACACGGGAGACGGCAACAGCAGGCTCCTGGTAGAGCCCGGGATGCCTCTGCCCGCGTTCGTCGACGGCTTCCTGCGCGACCTCGATGTGCTCTACGCCGGGCGCCAGCGCAGCCTCCCCTCGGCAGAGGCAGGGCCGCATACCACCACCACGATGATCCCGGGACTCGACGGCAGCAGCCAGAAGTACGTTGACTTCCGCTACGAGATCCGACCGCACCATGTGGCCCGGACTGTCTCGGCACCGACCCTCATGGACGCCCCCGCCCTGCTCGACTGTTGGGCGCCCTTCTCCGAGCTGCGGGACATCGCCGCGCGGATCGACCACGGCCTGGACGGCACCGGCGGCATCACCTTCCGGCAGAAGGCGGTGGACCAGTTCGCCGAGCAGATCCGGTCACGGGAGGGAACATCCGTGACCGGGCTACGGCTCACTGCCGGTACCCTCAACCAGCTTCTCGCCTACACAGGTTTCGGAAAATCGGTGGTCCTCGTCGAGACCTTCGCCTGCTGGGCCGTGACCCAAGGCATCGTCGTGGCCTTCGTACTGCCTACCAACGCGGATGTCGTCAAGGCTGCCTACGCAGTGGAGCGCGCGCTGCGTCTGCTGGATGAAGACATGGATAAGAGCGTGATCCCGCTCATGTCCCCGCGCGCGCTGATCAAGGTGGCGGAGGCCTCGTCCGCCCGAGCCTCGGCGCAAGGTCCCGACGCCGACTGGATCTGGCGGCGCTTCGGGTACGGCTGCGCACTCGCCGCAGTGGCCGAAGCGAGTGGTGGCACCGACAACTGGCAGCCGGGCCGCGAACCGTGTGCCAAGCTGCGCAGTCCGCGTCCACGCGGCAGGGACAGAAAGGTCGCCTGTCCCTGGCGGAAGACCTGTGACCGTGCTCGACAGGCTCGGGAGGCGTGCACGGCGGACATCGTCGTCACCACGCATGCCAATCTGTTGCTCGGCCGAGTTCAGACACCGGTGAACGACGGACACGGCGAGAGTGATCGGCTCACCGTCGAGGAACTGGTGCTGCGCCGCTGCCAGATCGTCGTCATCGACGAGGTCGACCTCTTCCAGCAGTTCGCCATCGACCGGGCGGCGCGGGGACTCGTACTGGACCAGGCAGGGCGGACGAACACACCGCTGCGGAACTTCGACCGGGACTTCGGCGAGGCGTTCGGGCGGCTCCGCGAAGAGACCGACGCGAGTGTGCGGGACGCCTTCGTCAATCTGCGCTATCTGTCGGAGATCTACGTCAGTCATCTGACCTATGCGCGGCTCGGAGCCACCGGCCGTCCCGCACGCCGCCGCCCACGCGGCCCCGGCCGCTTCTGGATGGTGCCCAGACGGTGGGACAACTGGCTTGCCGGAAGACTGTTCGGCGTCGAACCCGACGACGTGAGTGCTGACCAGATGAACGTCTTCTGCTCCCTGTTCCCCGATGCGCCCAACCTTGCCCCCGACGCGCCGAGGGGTTTCGCCGAGGCCCGCCGGCAGCTCACCCTCGTGGTCACTCCCGGTGCCGGAGGACCTGCGGTGGCGACGGCCCGCGCGGCCCTCGAACGCCTGACCACGGCGGTGCCCGAGGGAGACCGTGCTCAGGCGGTCAACCGGATTCTCCGCCGGGCCATCCTTGAACGCATCCGAATCTCCCTGCACAGCCTCATGGCCAACAACGCGCAGCTCGTCGATGTGGGAGTGGAGTCTGCCCAGGAGATCGCTGAAGCCCTCGGGAGCTACAACCGCTGGCAGCTGACCCCGACCGGACCGCTTGGCAGGCTCGTTTTCGCCTTCACTGAGTACTTCGACGACACAGGGGCCGACCCCGCGCAGCTGATGACTACGGCGTTCGGTGGCGACCCGCACTCCTACGTCGTCGGGCTCGGTGACACGACAGCCCTCGCCCACTCCGGGGTCCGCAGGATCGTCCTGGGCCTCTCCGCCACCTCGTACTTCCCCGGCGCCCCGCATCACCATGTGCATACTAGGCCCAACTGGTGGGTCGCCGACGACACCCCCGGCATGGTGCGCATTCTTCCTGCCCCGATCCTGGACGAGGAGATCAGACCGCGTCGGATTTCCGGCCTGGAGGGCAGTGCGCGAGATGAAGCGATCACCACCATCGCCGGATCGCTCTGGGGTACATACCTCCGCGCGGAACTGGAACGGTTGCGAGCCGAAGACCGGGACCGGGCACGTGTCCTGCTCGCCACCACGTCATATCTGGCGGCCCGTCAGGTTGCCGAAGGGCTGTTCTCGGCAGGTGTTGACGCGTCACGGATCTGTCTGGCGGTCCGCCCCTCTGAGGATGAACCCGGTGCCTTCATGGGTATGGGCAATGGACGCTGGCGGGAACTGCCCGCCGACCGACTGGAGACTTTCCCGCAGCTGGAAGGTGCGGACATCCTCATCGCCCCGCTGGGCCGAGTGCAGCGTGGAGTGAACATCATCGGTAGGGACGACCGGTCCGCCCTGGGCTCCGTATGGCTCATCGTCCGGCCCATCCCGCTGATCGACGAGCCTCCCGAACTGCTGGCACACATCCAGGCCAAGGCGTTGGCTGAGCACAGCGGCCCGTCCAGTGATCCGTTGGCCCTACTCGCCGAACGCAGGAGAACTGCCGGCACCTATCTGGACGAGATTGTCCGCAGGCCCCCCTATTTCCAGGCACAGCCGGACGAGGTCAAACTGGGGGTGGTCGCCGAGATCATCAATGGAGCGGTCCAGCTCATCGGCCGTGCGCGCCGAGGCGGCACCCCCGCCGTCCTCCATCTGGTGGACGGAGCCTTCCACGACGGACATGGCGGAACCGATTTCGCCACGTTGATCCTCCAGCTTCGGGAGAAGTGGCGCAGGGACGGCGTTCTCAACGACATGCGTGCGTACTACGGAACGACGCTGGAAGCGTTTCTCACCTACGCCGAAGAACAGAGCTCCGGAGCCTCCTCGTGCTGATTACCCTTGCCTATCGCATTCCCAGAGAAAACCTGGCGGACCTGCTCGGCACCGTGACCGCGTACCCTTTGACCAAGGAGTTCGCCGCGGTGTGGGGCGACCTGCCCCGGACGGGACGACGTTCACGCCAGCCGTACTCGGCCCTGTCCACCGGGCTTGTCACTGCCACGGGACAGCCCGTACGCCTCTTCGGCGAAGAAGATCTCGACGACGGCGAACGTGCAACCGGTAGCCGGATGCTGCTTTTGACCACGGACAACGCCCTCGACTACCGACTGAGGGTGGCGGTACGTGCGTGGGAACGTCATATCCGGAAGGGAGAGGGCACTGCGGAACTGGCCGACTTTTTGCCAGAGCCGGACATCGAGCGTTCGTTCGCCGAGTTCATGACGTTCCGGCCGGGAATGGTCCCGACCGCCCCGAACTGGGTCTTCCGCACAGCGGCCTGGCAGATTACGCGGCAGTTGGCCGGCGAACCCCTCCGGGTGGACGGGCGCCGTTCGCCTCTGGCCCTGAGGATGGACACGGACGGGTCCCTGCTGGCGTGGGACCGGCGCGATCTGATCGTCAACCGAAGCGGCTCGGCGTTCAGCATGGCCAGGGTGAGCGCCCGGCTGATCACACGTGCGGGCGTGGATGACGCGGTGGTGTGCTTTGACGCCCATCTGTCCCGGGTCTCCCCCCAGGGGCACTGGGCCAAGCATGTCTGGATCGATCGGGGTGACGCCGGTAAGACGGTTCTTCGGCTCCCGCTGCTGCGCAGTCTGGATAAGCAGACAGAGCGGTGGCGCAGTGACCTCAACCCGGCCATCGTGAAAATCCTTGAAGCCTGCCAGCTCTTGCCGCTGAGCATTCCCGACACACTCCCGGATGTGCCCGATCTGATCCGGCCCCACATGGCAGGCAGCCGCTTCCACGCCCTCGGTAGCGGGCCGGGCCCGAGGTTCATGCTCCGGTTGCACGAGCACATCGTGCGTATGCTGCCGGGGCTCGTGCCGCTGACCTACGAGACAGACAGACGCATCAAGCTGCTCAACCCGGTGAAGCGCTATCCGGTAGGCGGCCCACCGGCCGCCGGAGTGGGGTCCACCGGCTACGAAAGAGTGACGCTGGTCTGCGTCTACAGCACGCCTGAGGCCAGACAGCGCATGCTCGACGAACTCGGGGAACTGGCAGGTCGTCCAGTGTCGCCGGACCCGGACTCATCCACCCCGGTGGCGATCAACGACCGGCTCGACATCCTCGCCCGGCACTGCCCAGATCTACTCGCTCACGAGACGGCGAACCGTGCGGCCCTTCTGGATTCCCTGCGCCTGTCCAGTGGACCCGGGCACCTGGTCGCCGCCTGGCTGGAAACTGAGTATCATCCCGCCGCCGAGCGGCCCGCACTCGATGCCAAGCCACATCTGCGACGGCTGCTGGGACACCTGGGTATACCCACCCAGTTCCTCGCCACCGATCCGCTGGAACTGCCCGACGAAGCAAGCCACCGCAGCGCCGAGACAAAGAAGCATGCCGCCCGCGCGGCCCTGCGCGATCTGCTCCGGTCCTCGGGCGTGCTGGACGATCGGCTGCTGACCGCACTGACTGGGGAGCGGCTGCCCAACCGGCTCGACCGCAGAGCCCTTCTCGTCGGCATCCACATGCGGCGTCAGCAGACCGGAGAGAGTAGCTCGCCACTCGTTCTGATCATGGTGGCCATGTATGTGGACCCGGACGCCCTGGAGCCGTGGCGGGCCCTCGTGTACAGCGACCGCCGTCGGGCATGGGTCCGCGCCGCCGAGGGCACCGCAGACTTCTATGCCGGACCCATCGGCACGACCCGTCTCGGCCGTTCCCAGGAGAAGGCAGAACGCACACGCGAGGAGGTCGAGGACAGGCTCCGGGCCCTGTGCACCGTGACCCACGTCGACATCCCCGTGGTGATCTTCGCCGACACCCGCTCAACCAGGACGGTGTGGCCTGGGTTGCAGGACAGCAAGCTGGGTTTGGGACCGTTGCCGGGAGACGGACTGCACGAGCGGGGCGCGGACGTGGCCGTGGTCCGTTTGAGCACCGATATCAAGGAGATCGGCAGACCGGTCACGCGCCGGGAGAAGGCCAACATGCCGAAGGACCCACTCCAGCCCGCCGCCCCCGATCGCAAGGTTTACCGTTTGGCGGAAAGTGGGGTGAACTCCTGGCTGCTAGCGGGGAGATCGGTGACGATCAAGTCCAAGGGCGGTGACCGGGGTGCCCGCTACACGCGGTGGACACTGCCAACGGAACTGAGGTCGGAGTTGCGTGTGCCCTGGCATGCCTACACAGCCCGCGAGATCCTCGTCGTCCGCAGCGGAACGTGGTCGCCGGAGTCACTGGCCGCGCTCACCGCGAGGCTCTGTGACCAATCCGTCTCCTGGGACGACCGGACGACACTGCCCGGACCGCTGCACCTGGCCACGGTCATCGACGAGGACCACCCCGAGTACCGCGCTTCCACGGAGGACGAGGGCGACGAGGTCTGATCGGCCCTCGTCGCCCGGTCCAGGACTCGACGGTGTCCGGCAGTCTGGAAGTTCTCACGTCCCCGGTCCGAGAGGTGGCCGGGTACGCCGGGGCCGTCGCGTCAGCACACTCAGGAGGTCCTCGATCTCCTCACAAGCGAACTCGTCGACGCGATAGTGGTCCATCGTGTAGGGCCGGAGGAAGAGAGGAAGATCTTCCACCCGTTCACCGGGAAGGACGACCGGCAGGATCTTCGGCACCCATGTCTCGCCGTCGGTATGCAGGAGTTCCCGTAGTTGGCCCAGCTCCGACTGCAGGCCCCGGTGGGTCCGGTGGTCCACGTTCCCGTTGCCCACGGCCTTGCACATGGGTGACGCGAGAACGATGGTGAAGTCGGCTGCGAGAATGTGCCGGATCGCCCAGAGACTCCAATCCCCCCGCTCGTCACAGTCCCATTGGTCCATGTGTGCGTCGATGCCGCACTGGCGCAGCAGTTCACCGAAACGCAGGGCGTTCTCCTTGCGCCTCGCGTCGTCGTGAGCGTAGGAGATGAACACGTACGGGGGGCTGGCCGGTGGCCTCTCGGCGGATTCGTTCGGAGTCGGCAGCTCGGCTTCGTCGCGGCTCTGCGGGGGTGCGGAGAGGGTCAGGGTGAAGGAGACCGGCTGCTGGGTCGGCCGGTAGTCCATGGCCTTGTCCGAATGGACGGCATAGCGTACGGAGAAGTCGACCCGCTGCTTCATGCGGCCCTTCGGCACCGCCAGCACGGCCCAGGCGGAGCGCGCACCCTCCGGGACTCCGCCCGAGGAAGAACTGTGCTGCCACCGGATGGTACCGCGGCCGATACCGAAGACGTTGATGACGTCCGTCGTGCTGGGAAGATGGGCGACGGCCGAGGAGGCGAAGTCCGTCGGGACCAAGGCCAAGTAGCGGTTGAGCGTGTACGACATCCGTGGCTGCGGTGATGGTGCCGCGTGAGGTAGGGCGTCGACGACGAACGCCGGATCAGGTGCGTCGGAAGCGAAGTCCACCCCGATCTCGAACCAGGTCAGCGGGGGAAGCCCCGGCATCAGCTCCAGTTCGTAGTTGATCCTGATCAGATAGGTGTCCCAGTCGTCGCGCATATCCGCCGGGGTGCTGACGGCATCCTCCTGCCACATCCCGAGGGACACGGCCCCGATCCGGATGCCGTCTGGGGCGGTGTCGATCTGGCGGCTGCCCTCGTCGATGAGGGTAAGGCCGACGGTGACCGTATTCTCCGAGCTCACGTGCACCTTCCGAGTCGCTGATGGGGTGAGGTCACGGTAGACGCAGCCTGAAACGTCCCAACAGGTTTTTTCCTTACTGTCCGGCTTCTGTCAGGTTTTCGGTCGGCGGGTGACATTTGAGCTGCCCTCAGTGGGGCAGCGTCACGACCACCACCGCTCCTGCTCACCGGTATGCCTCACCCATCCACGGCGACGCCGCCCGGCCATGAACTGTGGTGGCGGGGCCTGTTCTGCCGATGTCGAGTATGCCGTCGCGATCGAGTCCAGCAGTGCTGTACCCAATGCTGTGCCCATCCCACGTCGACCGAGAGCAGCACTGTCCCCTATGGGGGCCTAATCCAATGCTTGAGTTCGTCTGTAGGTGATCACGCAGCAGGGGGCTTTCAGGAAGGCTTCGTGAAGGTCGTCGCGGATGTCCCAGCGGATGCGCAGGCGTCGGAGGCCGTGGATCAGGTGTTTGTGCGTTCGACGACCCATAGGAGAGTACCCAGCCGGATCCGTGAGGTACTTCCCCTGCGGGCGATGACCGGTTTGATGCCGTGCTTCCAGAGCAGTCGGCGAACAACTGCCGGGGCCGGTGACGTGGTCGGCCGGTCCTGCCGCGGATGCAGGGGTTGCGTCGAGCAGGGGCAGCAAATGGGTGATGTCGTGGCGGTTGCCCCCGGTCAGGGTGATGGCGAGCGGCGTGCCGCCGACGTCGGTGATGACGTGGTGCTTCGAGCCGGGCCGGGCACGGTCGACCGTGCCCGGCCCGGTTTTGGGCCGCCCCGACGGGCCTGGCGGTGCGAGCCGTCGATCACTGCCCGGGACCAGCCCAGTTTCCGAGCATGGTGCAGCTCGGTGAGAAGTACCTGGTGCAGCCGGTCCCAGACACTGGCCTCGTGTGTCGAGCGACAGGTACGGCTGAGCTTCCTCGGCCGATGAGCTGCCGCCGTGGCGCGGTGGAGCGGAAGTCCTACCGTGCCCGGCTTCGTCGGCTAACGGAGGATGAGTTCTTCGCCGGTGTGCTGCCAGCCGTTTCGCCGGTACGCGCTCGGTGGCATCCCGTGGGCACGGGTGAAGACACGGCTGAGGGCGGAGGCGTCCGCGTAGCCGAGGGTGCGGGCGGCGCGTGTGACGGTCATGCCTTCTTCGAGGTACTGCCGGGCCAGGGTCATGCGGAGCTGGGCCCGCCACTGGGGGTAGGTCTGACCGGTGGCGTCGAGGAAGTCGTGGCCGAGGGCGCGGGCGTCCACCGCGAGTGCGGTGGCCCACTGGACCAGGGTGCGCGGGCTCGCGGGTGCGCGGCGGAGTTCCTCGATGATCCGGCTGACGGCGGAGGCGGACGGTCCGTCGGCGGCCGTGGGGAGAGCCGCAGCGGAGGAGAGTTCGAGGAAGCGCCGGGTGATGCCGTTGGGGTCGTGTCCCTCGGGGCGGACGAAGCTGTAGTTCGCGACGGCCGTGTGCAGGAGGCCGTCCTCGGCCTGCGGCGGGAAGCTCTGGACGAGGACCTCCCCCGGCAGGGTCGCCGAAGGGCCCGGACGGGAGCCGAGCGGGAGCAGGAGCGCGCCGCGCGGGAGCGTCACGCTGTTGCGCACTCCCGCCGGCAGCCAGGCGACATCGCCCTGCCGCAGCCGGCGCCTCCGTCCGCCGACGACGAGCTGCGCGGTCCCGCGGCAGGCCCAGACGAGCACATGGAAATCGTTGATCCGGTTCCAGGTCCGCGACGCCGGTATCGGCGGCGGCCCCCCGCTCGCCCAGCCGTCCGCTCCGCTGTGCGCGCGGGCGTCGAGCTGTGCTTCGAGAGGGCTCGGGCGCGGCCTGGTGCCGGTCGGTCCGTCGCGACGCTGCTCCTTGTACGTGCTGGGGGTGACTCCGGTGTACGCGCGGAACGCCTTGGTGAATCCCGCGGGCGTGGCGAACCCGACCTGTCGGCCGGTCCAGCCGATGTCGTGCCCGAGACCGAGGTAGCTCGCCGCGGCGGCGACCCGGGCGGCCGTGCGCCACCGGGTGAAGGGGAGCCCGGTCTCCCTGAGGAACTGCTGCTGGAAGGTGCGGACGCCGACGCTGACGGACCGCGCCAGCTCATCGACTCCCGCGCTGTGGCTCGGATTCTGGAGCAGTGTCCGTGCGACGGTGAGGGCCTCGGGCGACACGGGCAGCGGCGGGGTGGGCAGCGGGCCGCGGTGGCCGTCCGCCGGGTCCGCGGGGCGCGCGTCGGCGACGAGGTCGAGCAGGCCGCTGTCGTCCGCGGCGCCGCGGAGATGGCCGAGGCTGCGGGCGAACTGATGGATGAGCCAGTCGGACCAGCTGTCCGGGAAGTCGACGCGCAGAGGGCGGTCGATCGCGGTCGGGCGCGAGCGCGCGGCCGGGAAGATCGGAACCGCGACGGAACCCGCCTCGACATCGATCTCGTAGGGGAGACCGGCGGGCACCCAGAGGCCCTGGCCCGCGGTGAGGCGATGTTGTTCCGACGCCGTCCGTACGCGGGCCGTTCCTGTGCGCATCCAGAGCAGGGCGGGCTCGCGGGCGTTTCCCGGTGAGACCGCCCGGGCGGCGGGGATCTCCGGGCGCGGCGCGGCCGGGAGTCGCTGGTGTGCGGCCACATGTCGTCCAAGGTTCGTCAGCCGTCAGCCGTCAGCCGTCAGCCGTTAGTCATCAGTCCATGAAACCTGCGCCTCAGGATAACTACCGACCAAAAAGCAAGGTTAGCCTTACATAAGTGGCCCCTGTGGCGATCTGACGCCCTGATTCCCCGGCCCTGTCCCGTTCTTCCGAGGAGTTTCCCCGTGTCCGTTCCCGCGCGCCCGCTGACCCTGATCCCTGTGGCCCTGCGGGAACTGGCCGTCGCCCGGATCGTCGACATCACGGCGGGAATGCGGCGGGTGACCCTGACCGGTGACCGACTGGGGGCGTTCACCGCCGTGGACGGGACGCGATGGCCCGCGTTCGGATCGCCGGGCTTCGACGACGACATCCGGCTGCTGTTCCCGTACCCGGGGGAGAGCGAGCCCGTCCTGCCCCTCGTCGAGGACGGACGGGTGACCTTCGCGGAAGGGCGCCGCCCGATCGCCCGCGCCTATACGGTGCGCCGCCATGACCCGCGCGGACAGGAGCTGGATGTCGAGATCGTGCTCCACGGGGACGGGGTCGCGTCGAACTGGGCCCGGACGGTGGAGCCGGGAGACCGGATGCACATCGCCGGTCCCGGGAAGACGCGGGGGCCGATCCCCGTGGGCGCCGATCGGCTGCTGATCGCGGGCGACGACACGGCGGTCCCCGCGATCGCGCGTCTGCTGGAGGAGCTGCCCGGCGGCGCCCGCGGGCGGGTGTTCATCGACGTCGAGCACGTGACGCACATCCAGCGACTGCGCGGTCCCGCGGGGGTCGACATCACCTGGCTCCCACGGGACGTGTCCGCTCCGTCGCGCCCCGGTGCGCTGTCGGCGGCCGTCCGCGCGATGGCCTGGGCGGACGGCGCGTGGTTCGCCTGGCTGGCCGGTGAGCGGTCGGAGGTCCGAACGATCCGCAGGCATCTCGTCGGCGATCGCCGTATGGCCGTGTCCGCGATCGATTTCACCGGCTACTGGAAACGCGAGGCCGCGAACGGTCCCCGCGTCCAACGGCCCTGACGCCCGCCACAGCGGAAACGATCCGCCCGGCCCGCTGCCCCGCCGCCCGGTCCCACCACCCCCTGCGCCCGGTCCCGTCAGCCCCGCACCCCCGCCGGTGGCCGGGCCGCCCCACCCTGTCCACGCGCCTCGCCCCGCCCCGCCCCGAGAAACACAGGAACGGCCCCCATGAACATCACCCGACGCAACGGCGTCACCGCCCTGACCGGCGCGGCGCTGGCCGCCGCCCTCGCCCTGACCGGATGCTCGTCCACCACGTCGACATCGCCCCGGAAGGCGCCGGCCGGTGACACATCGAGTCGGCTGCCCGCCGCCGAAGGCCGCACCTCCTACCCGCTGACCTTGGCATCTCCCTTCGGCGAGACCGTGCTGAAGAAGCGGCCCGAACGGATCGCGGCGGTCGTACCGAACGCGATCGACACGGAACTGCTTCTCTCGCTCGGTGTGACGCCTGTCCTCAGCTCCAGCTTCGTCGGGGAGGGCGGATACCTCCGCGAGCACGGTGCCGGCTCCATCGCGACCTACGCGTTCGCGATGGGCGAGAAGGTCCCGGTGGAAGCGGTCGCCG
The nucleotide sequence above comes from Streptomyces clavuligerus. Encoded proteins:
- a CDS encoding PD-(D/E)XK nuclease family protein, encoding MHKVLDLIEFDQLSLEEALAKWLHGPHRRPPHPGLVQWTEHAVRGYLAAVAECVPLAPVSRRWARQRTDVEDGIAVVYEETVSGRRYEGDGVRELRIPRLKSVDKGTGDPTDGERAETALAAAVLAGARPVLSSPWKPQQQLTLGRFTPAVHVRIVEIGCVDASRNVLFEGTPEEAHQHYAHTADERVRAVKAGGGYLPGTECGTCQLVDVCPAVPSRPGFLGVDSTPKQRRSWSMTTARVYRTCPARAYLLDLFLPRADAAENTPATVRGQAVHTAIEELHSREPVRSCTASDAPATPERWRAGGWEVSGFQARLGTQMIGDHSLVCPLHGLPDDAQVYPERSLVVHDPEADVVVVAKTDLLYRRMDTWFLRETKTTRSLDESDPLVTYPQLALALLLAHAGAVPGTTEDGSSRCRVELERLTGSGPVLTGIDSDDDELLAQARQIVTDHASPWHVDEEYPANPGKHCGTCPVIRWCPDRAQGSAA
- a CDS encoding HU-CCDC81 and SPOR domain-containing protein, encoding MNEWITKPRDDAGERWRRVVAAALRAAYAWSVRRRYPTALREVAMMTGVVMEAHGPCRGPASPSALVDRLRAPLGELLAFAELGETEDSVVADAVLLDSRDQLTPDVHDLVCEYALPLAGTFEAEVWLPTWTRMNADHIRHQAFASLIETRSQGDYVVSRKFLIDHPAGSREELAELVSTTGARVVSRGYTEIPAERRYHAGPDTAWWWPCPVCAWPMEVTGATVRCRYRPHASVFRIVPGRAHRSRPGLIALDEGPRVARPEARPVNDAVCLDAGVWRFVVVPGASELRLSRALEKQGAQVRMWPELDSYDLHVSAGPHEFRIDVKEYRSVHRLIADLRTKPPQARVLLPQTHEHQWDAVRAALPFLAVTTETRFRAEVRRALRKGRTA
- a CDS encoding RNaseH domain-containing protein, which translates into the protein MLITLAYRIPRENLADLLGTVTAYPLTKEFAAVWGDLPRTGRRSRQPYSALSTGLVTATGQPVRLFGEEDLDDGERATGSRMLLLTTDNALDYRLRVAVRAWERHIRKGEGTAELADFLPEPDIERSFAEFMTFRPGMVPTAPNWVFRTAAWQITRQLAGEPLRVDGRRSPLALRMDTDGSLLAWDRRDLIVNRSGSAFSMARVSARLITRAGVDDAVVCFDAHLSRVSPQGHWAKHVWIDRGDAGKTVLRLPLLRSLDKQTERWRSDLNPAIVKILEACQLLPLSIPDTLPDVPDLIRPHMAGSRFHALGSGPGPRFMLRLHEHIVRMLPGLVPLTYETDRRIKLLNPVKRYPVGGPPAAGVGSTGYERVTLVCVYSTPEARQRMLDELGELAGRPVSPDPDSSTPVAINDRLDILARHCPDLLAHETANRAALLDSLRLSSGPGHLVAAWLETEYHPAAERPALDAKPHLRRLLGHLGIPTQFLATDPLELPDEASHRSAETKKHAARAALRDLLRSSGVLDDRLLTALTGERLPNRLDRRALLVGIHMRRQQTGESSSPLVLIMVAMYVDPDALEPWRALVYSDRRRAWVRAAEGTADFYAGPIGTTRLGRSQEKAERTREEVEDRLRALCTVTHVDIPVVIFADTRSTRTVWPGLQDSKLGLGPLPGDGLHERGADVAVVRLSTDIKEIGRPVTRREKANMPKDPLQPAAPDRKVYRLAESGVNSWLLAGRSVTIKSKGGDRGARYTRWTLPTELRSELRVPWHAYTAREILVVRSGTWSPESLAALTARLCDQSVSWDDRTTLPGPLHLATVIDEDHPEYRASTEDEGDEV
- a CDS encoding toll/interleukin-1 receptor domain-containing protein; the encoded protein is MSSENTVTVGLTLIDEGSRQIDTAPDGIRIGAVSLGMWQEDAVSTPADMRDDWDTYLIRINYELELMPGLPPLTWFEIGVDFASDAPDPAFVVDALPHAAPSPQPRMSYTLNRYLALVPTDFASSAVAHLPSTTDVINVFGIGRGTIRWQHSSSSGGVPEGARSAWAVLAVPKGRMKQRVDFSVRYAVHSDKAMDYRPTQQPVSFTLTLSAPPQSRDEAELPTPNESAERPPASPPYVFISYAHDDARRKENALRFGELLRQCGIDAHMDQWDCDERGDWSLWAIRHILAADFTIVLASPMCKAVGNGNVDHRTHRGLQSELGQLRELLHTDGETWVPKILPVVLPGERVEDLPLFLRPYTMDHYRVDEFACEEIEDLLSVLTRRPRRTRPPLGPGT
- a CDS encoding transposase, which translates into the protein MAAHRRRTHPPLADEAGHGRTSAPPRHGGSSSAEEAQPYLSLDTRGQCLGPAAPGTSHRAAPCSETGLVPGSDRRLAPPGPSGRPKTGPGTVDRARPGSKHHVITDVGGTPLAITLTGGNRHDITHLLPLLDATPASAAGPADHVTGPGSCSPTALEARHQTGHRPQGKYLTDPAGYSPMGRRTHKHLIHGLRRLRIRWDIRDDLHEAFLKAPCCVITYRRTQALD